A genome region from Archaeoglobus fulgidus DSM 4304 includes the following:
- a CDS encoding NADH:flavin oxidoreductase has translation MLFTPIETEHLRMKNRLVRSATAESMATKEGFVTEEMIELYTKLAEGGAGTIVTGYMFVSEDGRASFKMTGISDDSHIEGLSKLVEAVKAAAKDAVFVAQLAHAGRQTFLGNAIAPSAVKDPFTGVEPREMTREDIERVIEAFVKAALRAEKAGFDAVQLHAAHGYLLSEFISPHVNRRKDEYGQERAKILLDIFDGIRQRSRIPVMIKMNACDFVPGGLEIDEAVRIAKLLDDAGFEAIEVSGGMYESIYHNRYNVVSQKVAKSGEAYFREYAFRIKEAVSIPVMAVGGIKSRQTAEELLKKVDFVSMSRPLIRDPYLPKKMMNGEVDASDCKSCNLCLTAIFEGKPLACYAKN, from the coding sequence ATGCTTTTCACACCTATAGAAACTGAGCACCTGAGAATGAAGAACCGCCTCGTCAGATCAGCAACGGCAGAATCGATGGCCACGAAGGAAGGTTTTGTGACTGAGGAGATGATAGAACTCTACACGAAGCTTGCGGAAGGTGGTGCTGGAACAATAGTGACGGGCTACATGTTCGTGAGCGAGGATGGCAGAGCCTCCTTCAAGATGACCGGCATAAGCGATGACAGCCACATCGAGGGGTTGTCAAAGCTGGTTGAAGCTGTCAAGGCTGCTGCAAAGGATGCTGTCTTTGTTGCACAGCTTGCCCACGCTGGAAGGCAGACTTTTCTGGGCAACGCCATTGCCCCTTCAGCGGTAAAGGACCCTTTCACGGGAGTTGAGCCGAGGGAGATGACAAGAGAGGACATTGAGAGAGTGATAGAAGCCTTTGTGAAGGCAGCCCTCAGGGCTGAGAAGGCTGGCTTCGATGCGGTGCAGCTTCACGCAGCCCACGGTTATCTGTTAAGCGAGTTCATCTCCCCCCATGTCAACAGAAGAAAGGACGAGTACGGGCAGGAGAGGGCAAAGATTTTGCTCGACATCTTCGATGGCATAAGGCAGAGGAGCAGAATCCCCGTCATGATTAAGATGAACGCCTGCGACTTCGTTCCCGGAGGGCTTGAAATTGACGAGGCTGTCAGGATTGCAAAGCTACTCGACGATGCTGGCTTTGAGGCCATTGAGGTGAGCGGGGGAATGTATGAATCCATCTACCACAACCGCTACAACGTTGTCAGTCAGAAGGTTGCTAAGAGCGGGGAGGCTTACTTCAGGGAATACGCCTTCAGGATAAAGGAGGCTGTTAGCATTCCAGTAATGGCTGTGGGAGGGATAAAAAGCAGGCAAACTGCAGAGGAACTGCTGAAAAAGGTGGACTTCGTTTCAATGTCCAGACCTCTGATCAGAGATCCCTACCTGCCGAAAAAGATGATGAACGGAGAGGTTGATGCCTCAGACTGCAAATCCTGCAACCTCTGCCTCACAGCAATCTTCGAAGGAAAACCCTTAGCATGCTACGCTAAGAACTGA
- a CDS encoding sodium:calcium antiporter produces the protein MDFTKEKFQLLAISSLTLPWLISLAFNYHHPALTQTLLSGLAVVSASFLISWAAETAEMDVPRSFSLAIVALLAVLPEYAVDGYFAWKAGSVGGEYVHYATANMTGANRLLIGIGWSLVAFIAFRTLKSKEVELDDGIRLEIFFLFLATLYAFTLPLKGHISPFDALVFVSLYAIYIYLSTKAEREEVEVGGVPAYLCSLKTETRRLSVVVLFLFAGFTILMSVEAFSEGLLETARIAGIDEFLAVQWIAPLASESPELIVAIYFVRRFRVSASMNALISSKVNQWTLLIGTIAIIYSISAFKLQSLPLDARQSEEVLLTAAQSLFAVAILLDLKISWKEASALFLLFIVQLLFPGVEVRYIISAIYIILSLPILFAKRKEIVESFRTVKRLIS, from the coding sequence ATGGATTTCACGAAAGAAAAATTTCAGTTGCTTGCAATCTCATCTCTCACCCTTCCTTGGCTGATTTCCCTCGCATTTAATTATCATCATCCTGCATTAACCCAGACTCTGCTTTCCGGTTTAGCGGTGGTCTCTGCGAGCTTCCTCATTTCTTGGGCAGCAGAGACTGCAGAGATGGACGTTCCAAGGTCTTTCAGCTTGGCAATCGTTGCCCTTCTTGCCGTGCTGCCAGAGTATGCGGTTGACGGCTACTTTGCGTGGAAGGCTGGTAGCGTGGGAGGAGAGTACGTTCACTATGCAACAGCAAACATGACGGGAGCGAACAGATTGCTGATAGGCATTGGCTGGAGCCTCGTCGCCTTTATTGCTTTCAGGACGCTTAAAAGCAAGGAAGTGGAGCTTGACGATGGAATAAGGCTTGAAATCTTTTTCCTTTTCCTTGCAACTCTCTACGCTTTCACTTTACCGCTTAAGGGACACATCTCACCTTTCGATGCGCTTGTTTTTGTCTCTCTGTATGCCATCTACATCTACCTCTCCACGAAGGCTGAGAGAGAAGAAGTGGAGGTTGGGGGTGTTCCAGCCTACCTTTGCAGCTTGAAAACTGAAACAAGACGTCTTTCAGTGGTTGTCCTGTTTCTCTTTGCCGGTTTTACCATTTTGATGAGCGTTGAAGCTTTCTCGGAAGGTTTGCTTGAGACGGCGAGAATTGCTGGGATTGATGAATTTCTCGCTGTTCAATGGATTGCCCCCTTAGCCAGCGAGTCTCCCGAGCTAATTGTTGCGATTTACTTCGTTCGGAGATTCAGGGTTTCAGCTTCAATGAACGCCCTGATTTCCTCCAAAGTCAACCAGTGGACCCTTCTGATTGGAACAATAGCAATCATCTACAGCATCTCGGCATTCAAGCTCCAGAGCCTCCCTCTGGATGCGAGGCAGAGCGAGGAGGTTCTGTTAACTGCTGCCCAATCACTGTTTGCAGTTGCCATTCTGCTTGACCTGAAAATAAGCTGGAAGGAAGCTTCAGCCCTCTTCCTGCTGTTCATCGTCCAGCTGTTGTTTCCGGGAGTGGAAGTGAGATACATTATCTCGGCAATTTACATCATTCTTTCGCTGCCAATTCTTTTTGCAAAGAGAAAAGAGATTGTTGAGAGCTTCAGGACGGTTAAGAGGCTTATTTCCTGA
- a CDS encoding methytransferase partner Trm112: MKRKLLEILACPLCKSELEVEVVEENEEEIISGKLVCSSCRAEFPIEDGIPDLRPPELRQ; this comes from the coding sequence ATGAAAAGGAAGCTTCTGGAAATCCTCGCGTGTCCTCTCTGCAAGTCGGAATTGGAAGTTGAAGTGGTTGAGGAGAACGAAGAGGAGATTATATCTGGAAAGCTCGTTTGCAGCAGTTGTCGTGCTGAATTTCCCATTGAGGATGGGATTCCAGATTTGCGCCCTCCGGAGTTGAGACAATGA
- the pyrG gene encoding glutamine hydrolyzing CTP synthase produces MKYIVVTGGVMSGLGKGITAASIGRLFVDMGYRVIPIKIDPYINIDAGTMNPFQHGEVYVLKDGTEVDLDLGHYERFIGEEVTGDHNITTGKIYKRVIEKERKGDYLGQTVQIIPHVTDEIKSWIRRVAKESNAEICLVEIGGTVGDIEGMPFLEAIRQMHNEEKEEDFALVHVTLVPLDAGGEQKTKPTQHSVKELRELGLHPDVIVGRCSERLKPATKKKIALFCDVPEEAVISNEDAEDIYEVPLIFKREKLDEYLMRKLNLRAKESRKEWEEMVKRMKTLYEEASIAIVGKYVDVRDAYLSIKEALKHGGIEAGCKVNIVWVDSEDLENVDDFTLDVDGILVPGGFGARGAEGKIRAIEYARENGVPFLGICFGFQLAVIEFARNVVGFSEANSTELDENTPHPVIDLLPEQKGIDEMGGTMRLGDIEVTIKPGTIAHKLYGSEKVVERHRHRYEVNPEYIEKIESKGLVFSAYSDGGRRMEIAELPDHPFFFATQFHPEFKSRPYRPSPPFVGFVRAALKYRREEEI; encoded by the coding sequence ATGAAGTACATTGTAGTGACTGGAGGAGTGATGAGCGGACTGGGCAAAGGTATCACAGCGGCCTCAATTGGCAGGCTGTTCGTGGACATGGGCTACAGAGTCATTCCGATAAAAATCGACCCATACATTAACATCGATGCAGGAACTATGAACCCCTTCCAGCACGGGGAGGTTTACGTTTTGAAGGATGGGACTGAAGTGGACCTCGACCTCGGCCACTACGAGAGGTTTATCGGAGAGGAGGTCACGGGAGACCACAACATCACAACGGGGAAGATTTACAAGAGAGTGATTGAGAAAGAGAGAAAGGGGGACTACCTCGGCCAGACGGTGCAGATAATTCCCCACGTTACGGACGAGATAAAGAGCTGGATCAGGAGGGTTGCGAAGGAGAGCAACGCAGAAATCTGCCTTGTTGAGATTGGAGGAACTGTTGGAGACATTGAGGGGATGCCCTTCCTTGAGGCGATAAGGCAGATGCACAATGAGGAGAAGGAGGAGGATTTTGCCCTCGTCCATGTCACCCTCGTTCCGCTTGATGCGGGAGGAGAGCAGAAGACGAAGCCAACGCAGCACAGTGTGAAGGAGCTGAGAGAGCTTGGACTGCATCCCGACGTAATTGTGGGGAGATGCTCTGAAAGATTGAAGCCGGCTACGAAGAAGAAGATAGCCCTTTTCTGTGATGTTCCTGAAGAGGCGGTAATCAGCAATGAGGATGCTGAGGACATTTACGAGGTGCCTCTAATTTTCAAAAGGGAGAAGCTTGATGAGTATCTGATGAGAAAGCTGAATTTAAGGGCAAAAGAAAGCAGAAAAGAGTGGGAGGAGATGGTAAAAAGAATGAAAACACTCTACGAGGAGGCTTCAATTGCCATAGTTGGGAAGTATGTTGACGTGAGAGATGCCTATCTCAGCATCAAGGAGGCTTTAAAGCACGGAGGAATAGAGGCGGGCTGCAAGGTCAACATTGTCTGGGTTGACAGCGAGGACTTAGAGAATGTTGACGACTTCACTCTCGACGTTGATGGAATCCTCGTGCCGGGAGGTTTTGGAGCGAGGGGGGCCGAGGGGAAGATTAGGGCAATAGAGTATGCGAGGGAAAATGGCGTGCCTTTCCTCGGAATCTGCTTCGGCTTTCAGCTTGCCGTTATTGAATTTGCCAGAAACGTAGTTGGTTTCAGCGAAGCAAACAGCACGGAGCTTGACGAGAACACACCCCACCCTGTAATCGATCTTCTGCCAGAGCAGAAGGGGATTGACGAGATGGGTGGGACAATGAGGCTCGGAGACATTGAGGTCACGATCAAGCCGGGCACGATCGCCCACAAGCTCTACGGAAGCGAAAAAGTTGTTGAAAGGCACAGGCACAGGTACGAGGTAAATCCGGAGTACATTGAGAAAATAGAGAGCAAAGGCCTCGTATTCAGCGCTTATTCAGACGGTGGGAGAAGGATGGAGATTGCCGAGCTTCCCGACCACCCGTTCTTCTTCGCAACCCAGTTCCATCCAGAATTCAAGTCGAGACCTTACAGACCCTCCCCACCCTTCGTTGGATTTGTGAGGGCAGCGCTGAAATACAGGAGAGAGGAGGAGATTTGA
- the guaA gene encoding glutamine-hydrolyzing GMP synthase codes for MDVEKFVENAIKEIRERVKDGKAIIALSGGVDSSVCTVLAHKALGDRLIPVFVDTGLMREGEPEKIKEIFGNMGLVFIDAKEEFFKALKGVTDPEEKRKVIGELFVRIFERVAEEHNAEYLIQGTIYPDIIESQGGIKSHHNVGGFPTSYKFKDVIEPLRELYKDEVREVARYLGLPKEISERMPFPGPGLAVRIVGEVTPEKVEIVRKANKIVEEELADYDKWQCFAALIGKATGVKGDVRVWGYIIAVRAVESRDGMTADPIKIDYDRLRRIALRITGEIDKVSRVVYDITPKPPATIEYE; via the coding sequence ATGGACGTGGAGAAGTTTGTTGAAAACGCAATTAAGGAGATTAGGGAGAGAGTTAAAGACGGTAAGGCTATAATAGCCCTCTCAGGAGGTGTGGACAGCTCAGTCTGCACAGTTCTCGCGCACAAGGCATTAGGCGACCGCCTCATTCCCGTTTTTGTGGACACAGGGCTGATGAGGGAAGGAGAGCCTGAGAAAATAAAGGAAATCTTCGGCAATATGGGGCTTGTGTTCATCGATGCAAAGGAGGAATTTTTCAAGGCTCTCAAGGGTGTCACAGACCCGGAGGAAAAAAGGAAAGTTATCGGTGAGCTTTTCGTAAGAATATTTGAAAGGGTTGCTGAAGAGCACAACGCTGAGTACCTCATTCAGGGAACAATTTATCCGGACATTATCGAAAGTCAGGGGGGTATAAAGAGCCACCACAACGTCGGAGGTTTTCCCACAAGCTACAAGTTTAAGGACGTTATAGAGCCGCTGAGGGAGCTTTACAAGGACGAGGTGAGGGAGGTTGCGAGATATCTCGGTCTGCCGAAGGAGATTTCCGAGAGAATGCCGTTTCCCGGTCCCGGTTTGGCGGTCAGAATCGTCGGAGAGGTAACACCTGAAAAGGTCGAGATCGTCAGAAAGGCGAACAAGATAGTGGAGGAGGAGCTTGCAGACTACGATAAGTGGCAGTGCTTCGCAGCCCTCATAGGCAAGGCCACCGGTGTGAAGGGGGACGTGAGGGTATGGGGATACATCATTGCCGTTAGAGCAGTGGAGTCGAGGGACGGGATGACGGCAGACCCAATAAAGATAGACTACGATAGGTTGAGGAGAATCGCACTGAGAATTACCGGAGAGATAGACAAAGTTTCGAGAGTTGTTTACGACATAACCCCCAAACCTCCAGCGACAATCGAATACGAGTAG
- a CDS encoding FAD-dependent oxidoreductase encodes MKVAIIGGGAAGMSAASRVKALRPNWDVKVFEKSRWVSHAPCGIPFFVGGAVEKFDELCAYDIDYFKRERGIDVHTNARVVEIEEGRLTVDEGGKEASYEWDKLLFATGSKAVRLNVEGENLEGVIYVDDIENAERVKIEAMKVDNVVVVGSGYIGVEMADAITRLGKNVTVIEVMERPLPEYDAEIAAIIKSEMEKYVNLRLSEKVTAFEGKDRVEKVVTNKGEYPCELAIIAVGVAPNTDLAKGFVELGVKGAIRTNSRMETSRENVYAAGDCAESINIVTGREDWIPLAAPANKMGYVAGVNMAGLEMHYPGSLKSQLTGFKDIEIGKAGLSENEAIRFGYEVVSAFITSRTSARYLPGGLIHLKVVADRNGKLLGLQAVGKDVAMRVYAASALLHKNGDVKDLFFCDFPYYPPVSRVWDPLVVAARNIFRKLGLP; translated from the coding sequence GTGAAGGTTGCAATTATAGGCGGTGGCGCTGCTGGAATGAGTGCAGCTTCAAGAGTGAAAGCTTTAAGACCCAACTGGGACGTCAAGGTTTTTGAGAAGTCGAGATGGGTTAGTCACGCTCCTTGCGGAATTCCCTTTTTCGTTGGAGGCGCTGTCGAGAAGTTCGATGAGCTTTGCGCTTACGACATAGATTACTTCAAGCGTGAGAGGGGTATTGATGTTCATACCAACGCGAGGGTTGTGGAAATTGAGGAGGGTAGGCTAACCGTTGATGAGGGTGGGAAAGAAGCATCCTATGAGTGGGACAAGTTGCTATTCGCCACTGGATCAAAAGCAGTTCGGCTAAATGTGGAAGGAGAGAACTTGGAGGGCGTTATTTACGTTGACGACATCGAAAATGCGGAGAGAGTCAAAATAGAGGCAATGAAAGTCGATAACGTGGTTGTTGTTGGCTCTGGCTATATAGGAGTGGAAATGGCGGATGCTATAACAAGACTTGGAAAAAACGTCACAGTCATTGAGGTGATGGAGCGACCACTTCCCGAGTATGACGCTGAAATTGCCGCAATAATTAAATCAGAGATGGAGAAATACGTAAACCTAAGACTGAGTGAAAAAGTGACGGCTTTTGAAGGAAAAGACAGAGTAGAAAAAGTTGTAACAAACAAGGGCGAGTATCCATGCGAATTGGCAATAATAGCTGTTGGAGTTGCGCCCAACACTGACCTCGCGAAAGGTTTCGTTGAGCTTGGTGTTAAGGGGGCAATCAGGACGAACAGCAGGATGGAAACGAGCAGAGAAAATGTTTACGCTGCTGGAGACTGTGCGGAGTCGATCAATATCGTAACAGGCAGGGAGGACTGGATACCGCTCGCCGCTCCGGCAAACAAGATGGGGTACGTTGCGGGTGTCAACATGGCCGGGCTTGAAATGCACTACCCGGGCTCGCTGAAAAGCCAGCTAACCGGTTTCAAGGACATCGAAATAGGAAAGGCGGGTTTAAGCGAGAATGAGGCAATAAGGTTTGGATATGAGGTTGTTTCAGCCTTCATAACTTCAAGAACCTCCGCTCGCTACCTTCCAGGCGGTTTAATCCACCTGAAAGTCGTTGCCGACAGAAATGGTAAGCTGCTCGGCCTGCAGGCGGTGGGGAAGGACGTGGCGATGAGAGTTTACGCTGCCTCAGCACTTCTGCACAAAAATGGAGATGTGAAAGACCTTTTCTTCTGCGACTTCCCCTACTATCCGCCCGTTTCGAGAGTTTGGGACCCGCTGGTTGTCGCGGCGAGGAACATATTCAGGAAGCTCGGATTGCCGTAG
- a CDS encoding formate--phosphoribosylaminoimidazolecarboxamide ligase family protein — protein MNPRKIAASYEDVTIGIFGSHSAKEVGMAAKAWGFKTVIVVQRGRDKLYTKYNRHLYDEVIMVEKFKDILNREIQEKLLELNTIFIPNRSFAVYVGYDGIEKEFEVPIYGNRFMLRAEERNHPKNQYYLLEKAGLRYPKEFKSPEEIDRLVIVKVQQAKNPLERAFFYAVSPEDYYEQAERLLKEGVIDEEGLKKARIEEYVLGARFNANFHSYALKDVFGNFDFVGFSDRRQVNLQGFLNLPAKDQLKINVPVKNEEIGHFGVTMRESKQQEVYEAAEKFIEACKAEFPPGIIGMFGLQGAMAYSPEDETKLEFVIFDVSFRVPGDPAIGPTSPEMRNLTLKHGVKIEDPLDLTMMEIKKAMELKRMEEIVT, from the coding sequence ATGAATCCGCGGAAAATCGCAGCCAGTTACGAGGACGTCACCATAGGAATTTTCGGCTCTCACTCAGCGAAGGAAGTGGGAATGGCTGCAAAAGCCTGGGGCTTCAAGACAGTCATCGTCGTGCAGAGGGGAAGGGACAAGCTTTACACCAAATACAACAGGCACCTTTATGATGAGGTGATAATGGTCGAGAAGTTTAAGGACATACTTAACAGGGAAATTCAGGAAAAACTACTCGAATTGAACACCATTTTCATCCCCAACAGGAGCTTTGCCGTGTATGTCGGTTACGACGGTATAGAGAAGGAGTTTGAAGTCCCGATTTACGGCAACAGGTTTATGCTGAGAGCTGAGGAGAGAAACCACCCTAAAAACCAGTACTACCTTCTCGAAAAGGCAGGTTTGAGGTATCCCAAGGAGTTCAAGTCTCCGGAGGAGATCGACAGGCTCGTGATAGTCAAGGTTCAGCAGGCGAAGAATCCACTCGAAAGAGCCTTTTTCTACGCCGTTTCGCCGGAAGACTACTACGAGCAGGCTGAGAGATTGCTGAAGGAAGGTGTAATTGACGAGGAGGGGCTAAAAAAGGCCAGAATAGAGGAGTACGTGTTGGGAGCGAGGTTCAACGCCAACTTCCACAGTTACGCCCTTAAAGACGTGTTTGGGAACTTTGACTTTGTGGGGTTCAGCGACAGGAGACAGGTCAACCTGCAGGGATTTCTGAACCTGCCTGCGAAGGATCAGCTAAAGATTAACGTTCCGGTAAAGAACGAGGAGATTGGTCATTTCGGAGTTACCATGAGGGAGAGCAAGCAGCAAGAAGTTTACGAGGCTGCAGAGAAGTTCATCGAAGCCTGCAAAGCTGAATTTCCACCGGGAATCATAGGCATGTTCGGTCTGCAGGGAGCAATGGCTTACTCTCCCGAGGATGAGACGAAGCTTGAGTTCGTAATCTTCGATGTCTCCTTCAGGGTTCCTGGCGACCCTGCAATAGGCCCCACATCGCCGGAGATGAGAAACCTCACACTTAAGCATGGTGTGAAGATAGAAGACCCACTGGATTTGACAATGATGGAAATAAAAAAGGCGATGGAGCTCAAAAGAATGGAAGAGATAGTTACTTAA
- a CDS encoding type VII toxin-antitoxin system MntA family adenylyltransferase antitoxin gives MELNPKLSKIIETIKSHPKVIAIYLFGSHAKGNATPLSDIDIAVIMENPTPESEADIGSLSSPEIDVVLFHRLPLHIKHEVFKYGRELFVRDEEKLAEIKFRVMREYLDTSRMYKRISSEVLG, from the coding sequence ATGGAACTTAACCCTAAACTCTCAAAAATCATCGAAACTATCAAATCCCATCCCAAAGTAATTGCAATCTACCTCTTCGGCTCTCACGCTAAAGGAAATGCGACACCTCTCTCAGACATAGACATTGCAGTTATAATGGAAAATCCAACCCCTGAAAGCGAAGCAGATATCGGAAGCCTATCATCTCCAGAAATTGATGTGGTCCTTTTCCACCGCCTTCCTCTGCACATAAAACACGAGGTATTCAAGTATGGAAGAGAGCTTTTTGTGAGAGATGAAGAGAAGCTTGCGGAGATAAAGTTCAGGGTTATGAGAGAATACCTCGACACGTCTCGAATGTATAAGCGCATTTCATCAGAGGTGCTTGGATGA
- the gltX gene encoding glutamate--tRNA ligase, with the protein MKEVIMKYVVQNAAKYGKASEKAVMGKVMAENPELRKKAKEVLELVKECITEFEALSEEVRKELIKKYSMDSEAKRELETKKLPELEGAEKGKVVMRFAPNPNGPPTLGSARGIIVNGEYAKMYEGKYIIRFDDTDPRTKRPMIEAYEWYLEDIEWLGYKPDEVIYASRRIPIYYDYARKLIEMGKAYTCFCSQEEFKKFRDSGEECPHRNISVEDTLEVWERMLEGDYEEGEVVLRIKTDMRHKDPAIRDWVAFRIIKESHPLVGDKYVVYPTLDFESAIEDHLLGITHIIRGKDLIDSERRQRYIYEYFGWIYPITKHWGRVKIFEFGKLSTSSIKKDIERGKYEGWDDPRLPTLRAFRRRGFEPEAIKSFFLSLGVGENDVSVSLKNLYAENRKIIDRKANRYFFIWGPVKIEIVNLPEKKEVELPLNPHTGEKRRLKGERTIYVTKDDFERLKGQVVRLKDFCNVLLDEKAEFMGFELEGVKKGKNIIHWLPESEAIKGKVIGEREAEGLVERNAVRDVGKVVQFERFAFCKVESADEELVAVYTHP; encoded by the coding sequence GTGAAAGAAGTCATAATGAAATACGTAGTTCAGAACGCCGCAAAGTACGGAAAAGCCAGTGAAAAGGCTGTAATGGGGAAGGTGATGGCAGAAAATCCAGAACTCAGAAAAAAAGCTAAAGAGGTCCTTGAACTCGTAAAGGAGTGCATTACCGAGTTCGAAGCGCTTTCTGAAGAAGTAAGGAAGGAGCTAATCAAAAAATACAGCATGGATAGCGAAGCTAAAAGGGAGTTGGAGACGAAGAAGCTTCCAGAGCTTGAGGGGGCTGAGAAAGGGAAAGTTGTGATGAGATTCGCTCCTAATCCAAACGGTCCACCTACACTCGGTTCTGCTAGGGGGATAATCGTCAACGGTGAATACGCGAAGATGTACGAAGGGAAGTACATTATCAGGTTTGACGATACAGACCCCAGAACCAAGAGACCGATGATTGAGGCCTACGAGTGGTACCTAGAGGACATTGAATGGCTCGGTTACAAGCCTGACGAGGTTATTTACGCCTCAAGAAGGATTCCCATCTACTACGATTATGCAAGAAAGCTTATAGAAATGGGCAAAGCCTACACCTGCTTCTGCAGTCAGGAGGAGTTCAAGAAGTTCAGGGACAGTGGTGAGGAGTGCCCACACAGAAACATCAGCGTCGAGGATACACTTGAAGTCTGGGAGAGAATGCTTGAAGGAGACTATGAGGAAGGAGAAGTCGTTCTTAGAATTAAGACGGATATGCGCCACAAGGATCCGGCAATAAGGGACTGGGTGGCTTTCAGGATAATAAAGGAATCACATCCTCTCGTTGGGGATAAATATGTTGTCTATCCCACACTCGATTTTGAATCTGCTATAGAGGATCACCTTTTAGGCATAACGCACATTATCAGGGGTAAGGACTTAATTGATTCTGAGAGGAGGCAGAGATACATCTACGAGTATTTTGGCTGGATTTACCCCATTACAAAGCACTGGGGCAGGGTTAAAATCTTCGAATTCGGGAAGCTATCGACTTCTTCAATTAAGAAGGATATTGAAAGGGGTAAGTATGAGGGCTGGGATGACCCAAGGCTGCCAACCTTGAGAGCCTTCAGGAGGAGAGGATTTGAGCCTGAAGCCATAAAGAGCTTCTTCCTTTCGCTGGGAGTTGGCGAGAACGACGTTTCCGTCAGTCTCAAGAATCTTTACGCTGAGAACAGGAAAATCATCGATCGCAAGGCAAACCGTTACTTTTTCATTTGGGGGCCCGTGAAGATTGAAATCGTTAACCTGCCGGAGAAGAAAGAGGTCGAGCTCCCGCTGAATCCGCACACGGGCGAGAAGAGAAGGCTGAAAGGTGAAAGAACTATATATGTTACAAAAGACGACTTCGAGAGGTTGAAAGGGCAGGTTGTAAGGCTGAAGGACTTCTGCAACGTTCTGCTTGACGAGAAGGCAGAGTTCATGGGTTTTGAGCTTGAGGGGGTCAAGAAGGGGAAGAACATAATCCACTGGCTTCCTGAGAGCGAGGCTATCAAGGGCAAGGTTATCGGCGAAAGGGAAGCGGAAGGGCTTGTGGAGAGAAACGCAGTTAGAGATGTCGGGAAAGTCGTGCAGTTCGAGAGATTTGCTTTCTGTAAAGTAGAGTCTGCTGACGAGGAACTGGTCGCGGTGTACACGCACCCGTGA
- a CDS encoding TIGR00529 family membrane protein: MVASSSLALLFSIAVVLILIRKVNIGLAIFVGSAILAYLTLGADGLLVMLKSLANPQTIEIVVIVILAFTLGYSMEYFGMLEKVTGGLSESFGVYSFLLIPLLIGLLPMPGGALISAVMLGPLTKMYRISPEKATLLNYWFRHVWVTFWPLYPSVIIGAAVVNVDYFHFAAATFPIGVFALTAGLTLTRGMERRFRVSRNLFDSLINLYPIAILLILSVLLRLDLLLALVVAIAAVSIHNRAKLEDFREIFRRTVDKKIILLVFAVMVYKSVIQNSGAAESLFTDISLGFPAPAAAFLLTLLVGFATGIEMSYSSIALPLLTSFTGSGIVVAKNLMLVIAAGYIGVMLSPMHLCYILTAEYFGTEIGKTYRQLLAIAGITAALVWIAYLVI; this comes from the coding sequence ATGGTGGCATCGAGCAGTTTGGCACTGTTGTTCTCCATAGCCGTCGTGCTGATTTTGATAAGAAAGGTCAACATAGGCTTGGCCATCTTTGTTGGTTCAGCAATACTTGCCTACCTCACTCTCGGTGCTGATGGGCTTTTGGTTATGCTGAAGTCCCTTGCAAATCCCCAAACAATTGAAATAGTGGTTATTGTTATTCTTGCCTTCACCCTCGGTTACTCAATGGAATACTTTGGAATGCTCGAAAAAGTCACAGGCGGACTCTCAGAATCGTTTGGAGTATACAGTTTTCTCCTCATCCCACTTTTGATTGGATTGCTTCCCATGCCCGGTGGTGCGCTTATCTCAGCAGTTATGCTCGGACCACTGACAAAAATGTACCGAATCTCTCCCGAAAAAGCGACTCTCCTCAACTACTGGTTCAGACACGTATGGGTCACATTTTGGCCCCTCTATCCGAGCGTCATAATAGGTGCGGCAGTCGTCAACGTTGACTATTTCCACTTTGCCGCTGCTACGTTTCCAATCGGAGTTTTTGCACTGACTGCTGGACTAACGCTGACCAGAGGCATGGAAAGGAGGTTTAGAGTTTCAAGAAACCTTTTTGATTCCCTGATTAACCTCTATCCGATAGCCATACTCCTAATCCTTTCAGTTCTGCTAAGGCTCGACCTCCTCCTTGCCCTTGTTGTGGCTATTGCTGCAGTTAGCATCCACAATAGAGCAAAGCTGGAAGACTTCAGGGAGATTTTCAGAAGGACAGTGGACAAAAAAATAATACTGCTGGTCTTCGCAGTGATGGTTTACAAGTCTGTAATACAGAACAGCGGTGCGGCGGAATCTCTTTTCACCGACATCTCTCTCGGATTTCCTGCTCCTGCAGCAGCGTTTCTTCTAACACTCTTGGTGGGCTTTGCCACGGGCATCGAAATGAGCTACTCATCCATAGCTCTCCCTCTCCTAACGTCCTTTACGGGTTCTGGAATTGTTGTGGCGAAGAACCTGATGCTCGTAATTGCTGCTGGTTATATTGGGGTCATGCTCTCTCCCATGCACCTCTGCTACATCCTCACCGCAGAGTACTTTGGCACAGAAATCGGCAAGACCTACAGGCAACTTCTGGCAATTGCGGGAATTACTGCAGCGCTTGTTTGGATTGCATACTTGGTGATTTAA